One window of the Acinetobacter equi genome contains the following:
- a CDS encoding tyrosine-type recombinase/integrase: MSKHPHALKRLNRHKKNKEFLLKLFSEKCSALTDESYPNICRQIDLQLLEHYKSNILSYQIARFEFAKYIKRFNLSSGQNFPIPASPIHHERSSPLQSIETLKHGKKVTHFAQNILTYWEKHSEFSPIQSLGFCLISSILFNGIYDDTELQKFLKVILKTKKFQSFLNQNHIVSLEIPNQKFGNQRIKNRNFSVSYTKTFVLNDIVKCWIYRLKYQEFNLFSELNDPEIIVNNCITECLPTEKVRYKDLLKYGFYYTQFLENSGLDQMSICILKNDICNSSPLSKQLATYFVQFDQSTTITITNNLDSSNKPLPSPQTSTDSAEFLVKIRRAIRSKNYKNQLIDLYTQDLSPTLSRLLFWSILRSKLNEQQLDRLNHIMQHKKLLKQHLTQADFQPIKQSSLKTMFSQFAVGWLLATQDKDISSFSAVDFEDLYGEMLLLKKETARATLQKRLLEFHHKQSLFFNAPSVDLDNLIQAKICKTALISPHLFHEMLHQLEHVQNIPTQDKTMFKLFFILSFRVGLRINETLNIFVRDLFITDDEVILTIRNNRNKSQKSSSAYRKILLHHLLKDDELRLFKTYSLNRKQLLKEQKKSFSQPLFLKQSLQESNENEVNLLLKQLIQPIFGEHNFTYHSLRHSAFNHIYLVLKNSELANEFTDYTPNEQLRIRYALLRNNNTQQTWYALSHFAGHLTPETTCSSYLHLMHLAITYQLNQIKSPLSKEAYFNILKYDDSIKYPVQQRSIKQFLFNYLTKDRYKQHNHRHQIKQQATDSMILGAYNSEITFELLHHILTVIKEEDLLLPETIPLQIAIKLRARALHLKTSYVTQKQSSRLFTTDFLKKNPNSLVTMLPTNQDEKKIIHYTQERYATSYNKHKKQLNTLYSIYLEKVQPNSPQLIFEINEKRQLKKFLSFIISLFPKKYLHLELSQISKKLLKNTLQNLKFQTENFTFNEEEKRIKFSFKCTNQKALGVFKLLMYLMIVAHMNI; encoded by the coding sequence ATGAGCAAACATCCACATGCCTTAAAACGCTTAAACAGACATAAAAAAAATAAGGAGTTTCTTCTTAAATTATTTAGTGAGAAATGCTCAGCACTAACAGATGAAAGCTATCCAAACATATGTCGCCAGATCGATCTTCAACTTCTAGAACACTACAAATCTAATATTCTTAGTTACCAAATTGCACGCTTTGAATTTGCAAAATATATTAAGCGATTTAACCTCTCATCTGGGCAGAACTTTCCCATTCCTGCATCACCTATTCATCACGAAAGAAGCTCTCCGCTACAAAGTATCGAGACATTAAAACATGGTAAAAAAGTGACCCATTTTGCTCAAAATATATTAACTTACTGGGAAAAGCATTCCGAATTCAGCCCTATTCAATCTCTTGGCTTTTGTCTAATTAGCAGCATATTATTTAATGGTATTTATGATGATACGGAGCTGCAAAAGTTTCTGAAAGTCATTCTAAAGACAAAAAAGTTTCAAAGTTTTTTAAACCAAAATCATATCGTCTCACTAGAAATACCAAATCAAAAATTTGGTAATCAGCGTATAAAAAACCGTAATTTCTCAGTCAGCTATACGAAAACGTTTGTACTCAATGATATTGTTAAATGCTGGATCTACAGACTAAAATATCAAGAGTTTAATCTATTCTCAGAACTTAATGATCCGGAAATCATCGTTAATAATTGCATTACAGAATGCCTTCCCACAGAAAAAGTACGCTATAAAGATCTTTTAAAATATGGTTTTTACTACACACAGTTTTTAGAAAATAGTGGCTTAGATCAAATGTCGATCTGTATTTTAAAAAATGATATTTGTAACTCTAGTCCACTTTCAAAACAGTTAGCGACTTATTTTGTGCAGTTTGATCAATCAACGACTATTACCATTACAAATAATTTAGACAGCTCTAATAAGCCACTACCCTCTCCTCAAACCTCTACTGATTCGGCTGAATTTTTAGTTAAAATTCGTCGTGCAATTCGTTCAAAAAACTACAAAAATCAACTTATAGATCTATACACACAAGACTTATCTCCAACTCTAAGTCGCTTATTGTTTTGGAGTATTCTGCGTTCTAAATTAAACGAGCAACAATTAGATCGTCTCAATCATATTATGCAGCACAAAAAATTGCTTAAGCAACACTTAACTCAAGCAGATTTTCAACCCATTAAACAAAGCTCACTTAAAACCATGTTTTCTCAATTTGCTGTTGGCTGGCTACTAGCAACTCAAGACAAAGATATTTCTTCATTTTCAGCGGTTGATTTTGAAGATCTATATGGAGAAATGCTTTTACTAAAAAAAGAAACAGCCCGTGCAACGTTACAAAAACGTCTACTGGAATTTCATCATAAACAAAGTTTATTTTTTAATGCTCCCTCTGTCGATTTAGATAATTTAATCCAAGCTAAAATATGTAAAACAGCACTGATTTCACCACATCTTTTCCATGAAATGCTACACCAGCTTGAACATGTACAAAACATACCTACACAAGATAAAACCATGTTTAAACTGTTTTTTATTCTTAGTTTTCGAGTTGGTCTACGCATTAATGAAACATTAAATATCTTCGTACGCGATCTTTTTATTACTGATGATGAAGTAATCTTAACGATCCGGAATAACAGAAATAAAAGTCAAAAAAGCAGCTCTGCTTATCGTAAAATTCTTTTACATCATTTGCTAAAAGATGATGAGTTACGTTTATTTAAAACATATAGTCTCAATCGAAAACAGTTGCTGAAAGAGCAAAAAAAATCATTTTCACAGCCACTGTTTTTAAAGCAATCATTGCAAGAAAGTAATGAAAATGAAGTGAACTTACTACTCAAACAACTCATCCAACCTATTTTTGGAGAGCATAACTTTACTTATCATAGCCTGCGCCATTCGGCTTTTAATCACATATATCTTGTTTTAAAAAATTCTGAACTTGCTAATGAATTTACAGACTATACACCAAATGAGCAACTACGCATCCGATATGCCTTGCTACGAAACAACAATACGCAACAAACCTGGTATGCTCTCTCCCACTTTGCAGGACACCTTACACCAGAAACAACCTGTTCAAGCTATCTTCATCTTATGCATTTAGCGATTACATATCAACTTAATCAGATAAAAAGTCCACTTTCTAAAGAAGCCTACTTTAATATTTTAAAATACGATGATTCAATAAAGTATCCAGTTCAGCAAAGATCAATAAAACAATTCTTATTTAATTACCTAACTAAAGACCGTTATAAACAACATAATCATAGACATCAAATAAAACAACAAGCCACTGATTCTATGATACTAGGAGCATACAACTCCGAAATAACTTTTGAACTTTTACATCACATTCTTACCGTAATAAAGGAGGAAGATCTTCTATTACCCGAAACTATTCCTTTACAAATAGCAATAAAATTACGTGCTAGGGCTCTACATTTAAAAACATCATATGTAACCCAAAAACAATCATCAAGGTTATTTACAACGGACTTTTTAAAAAAAAATCCCAACTCTCTAGTAACTATGTTACCAACCAATCAAGATGAGAAAAAGATCATCCACTATACCCAAGAGCGTTATGCAACATCATATAATAAACATAAGAAACAATTGAATACTCTCTATTCTATTTATCTTGAAAAAGTTCAACCAAATTCACCTCAGCTCATTTTTGAGATCAATGAAAAAAGGCAACTGAAAAAATTTCTATCTTTTATTATCAGCCTATTTCCAAAAAAATATCTGCATTTAGAGCTATCCCAAATAAGTAAGAAGTTGCTTAAAAATACCCTACAAAATTTAAAGTTTCAGACAGAAAATTTTACATTCAATGAAGAAGAAAAACGAATTAAATTCAGTTTTAAATGTACAAATCAAAAAGCTCTCGGAGTATTCAAACTTTTGATGTACTTAATGATTGTGGCTCATATGAATATTTAA
- a CDS encoding AEC family transporter, whose product MEQILQSMAIVIPIIFVLVFGFIAGKRQSFGTEGKPLNTLNELVLKFALPPALFVGTVTVSRVSLIQELSLFFSLFITLFIAYIVGFIFTKFCFKRNNVEASIAGLAVSFCAGPFYGPALLGSLYGIESGVAVSMISVVINVFIVPLATVIIKMALVNEENHHSAMHLVGESLYQAIFKTPFVWAPLLAFILVFLNIQMPHVVINSLELIGKATAGVAVFVAGMTIAANQFKVSGEVFCISLLKNIGVPLLFIGIAIYVFRMPIHTTVFNEGLLLAALPSGPMIVLLATRYKQYQAQASSILAITTVGMLITVTALIVMIHS is encoded by the coding sequence ATGGAGCAAATTTTACAATCAATGGCGATTGTTATACCTATTATTTTTGTTTTAGTGTTTGGCTTTATTGCAGGTAAAAGGCAATCGTTTGGAACTGAGGGAAAACCACTTAATACACTTAATGAGCTTGTTTTAAAATTTGCTCTACCTCCAGCCTTATTTGTAGGGACGGTGACTGTTTCCAGAGTAAGTTTAATTCAGGAACTTAGCTTATTTTTTTCATTATTTATTACATTATTTATTGCTTATATTGTGGGGTTTATTTTTACAAAATTTTGTTTTAAACGAAATAATGTAGAAGCTTCAATTGCAGGTCTAGCTGTTAGTTTTTGTGCAGGTCCATTTTATGGTCCTGCCTTACTTGGTAGCTTATATGGTATTGAAAGTGGCGTAGCTGTAAGCATGATTTCTGTTGTAATTAATGTTTTTATTGTTCCTTTAGCTACTGTGATTATAAAGATGGCTTTGGTTAATGAAGAAAATCATCACTCAGCTATGCATTTAGTTGGTGAATCTTTATATCAAGCTATTTTCAAGACGCCATTTGTATGGGCACCATTATTGGCATTTATTCTCGTATTTTTAAATATTCAAATGCCACATGTTGTTATTAATTCCTTAGAGCTAATTGGTAAGGCAACCGCTGGTGTTGCCGTATTCGTTGCAGGAATGACGATTGCTGCGAATCAATTTAAGGTTTCGGGTGAGGTTTTTTGTATTTCGCTTTTAAAAAATATAGGCGTCCCTTTGTTATTTATTGGAATAGCAATTTATGTATTTCGTATGCCAATACATACAACAGTTTTTAATGAAGGCTTGTTGCTTGCTGCTTTACCATCAGGTCCAATGATTGTTTTGCTTGCAACACGGTATAAGCAATACCAGGCACAAGCATCATCTATATTGGCTATTACAACAGTCGGTATGTTGATTACAGTGACGGCACTTATTGTGATGATTCATTCTTAA
- the gltS gene encoding sodium/glutamate symporter has product MNYELDAFLTIVISVIVLFIGHFFVKNITILKKYNIPEPVVGGLVAAVVTYILFMLFNITVSFDAKIQQIFMLMFFTSVGLSASLLKLKEGGKALILFLICVIIFVLLQNIVGISLAKVLGLDPLIGLIVGSVTLTGGHGTAGAWGSVFEQNHGIHGAIVLGMASATFGLVIGGMMGGPMAKFLIRRYQLAEEIAPSAQRVEAPPADETAPFEYPENTRLITADDAVKTMGMFAFCICFAYFMADFAQGKWFELPTFVWALACGVVLRNILEHGFKVEMFDRCIDVFGNASLALFLSMALMSLQLWLLADLAGPLLLILLVQTLILALYLYFVTFRVMGRSYDAAVLCAGQCGVNLGATPTAIANIQAVTNTYGPSHKAFLIIPLTGAFFVDIVNAVVIQFTISLFS; this is encoded by the coding sequence ATGAATTATGAGTTAGATGCTTTTCTTACCATCGTGATTTCAGTGATTGTCCTATTTATAGGGCATTTTTTTGTGAAAAATATCACGATATTAAAGAAATATAATATCCCTGAACCGGTTGTTGGTGGCTTGGTTGCAGCAGTGGTTACCTATATTTTATTTATGCTATTTAATATTACGGTTTCATTTGATGCCAAAATTCAGCAAATATTTATGCTAATGTTTTTTACTTCTGTCGGATTGAGTGCAAGTTTATTAAAGCTTAAAGAAGGTGGAAAGGCACTTATATTATTTCTAATATGTGTAATTATATTTGTTCTTTTACAAAATATTGTGGGAATTAGTCTTGCGAAGGTACTGGGCTTAGATCCGTTAATTGGTTTGATTGTTGGGTCTGTAACGCTTACTGGAGGACATGGTACAGCAGGTGCATGGGGAAGTGTATTTGAGCAAAATCATGGGATTCATGGTGCAATTGTTTTAGGAATGGCAAGTGCTACATTTGGTCTTGTCATTGGTGGAATGATGGGGGGGCCCATGGCTAAGTTTCTTATTCGTCGTTATCAATTGGCAGAAGAAATTGCACCATCGGCACAGCGAGTGGAAGCACCTCCTGCTGATGAAACAGCACCATTTGAATATCCAGAAAATACACGCTTAATTACTGCTGATGATGCGGTAAAAACAATGGGGATGTTCGCATTTTGTATTTGTTTCGCATATTTCATGGCAGACTTTGCTCAAGGTAAATGGTTTGAGTTACCTACTTTTGTTTGGGCATTAGCATGTGGTGTTGTGCTTCGTAATATTTTAGAGCATGGCTTTAAAGTTGAAATGTTTGATCGTTGTATTGATGTTTTTGGTAATGCTTCTTTAGCATTATTTTTATCTATGGCATTGATGTCGTTACAGCTTTGGTTATTAGCAGATTTAGCAGGTCCTTTGCTTTTGATTCTTTTGGTTCAGACGCTTATTTTAGCTTTATACCTATATTTTGTAACCTTTAGAGTGATGGGTCGGAGTTATGATGCTGCTGTACTTTGTGCAGGTCAATGTGGTGTGAATTTGGGGGCAACACCAACGGCTATTGCAAATATTCAGGCAGTTACAAATACTTATGGACCTTCACATAAAGCCTTTTTAATTATTCCATTAACCGGTGCTTTTTTTGTTGATATTGTAAATGCAGTTGTGATTCAGTTTACGATTAGTTTATTTAGTTAA